The region AACAAGCCGCCCGATCCCAGCGAAGCGCCCACGGAAGAGATCGAGTCCAGCCAGGTGCAGGCGGAGCTGGCCAAGCGCAAGAAGCCGCGCATGCCGCTGCGCAACCGCATCCTGTTCTACGTGGTGGCGTGGCTGATCGTGCTCATGCCCTTCCTGTTCTGGCGGGCCACCTGGTTCGGGCGGCCGCTCACGAACGCGGAGATAGCCCAGTACCTGCACGACGAGCAGAAGCCGCGCCACATCCAGCACGCTCTGGTGCAGATCGGGGAGCAGATAGACAAGCACCAGCCGGGGGTGGCGCAGTGGTATCCCGACCTGGTGCGGCTGGCCTCGCACCCGGTGGAGGAGATCCGCAACACCGACGCCTGGGTGATGGGCAAAGACCCCTCGCGGCCGGAGTTCCACCAAGCGCTGCTGAAGATGCTGGGCGACTCTTCGGAGATGGTGCGGGGGAACGCGGCGCTCTCGCTGGTGCGCTTCGGCGACGCGAGCGGGCGACCGCAGATAGTGGAGATGCTGGAGCCCTCGACGGTGACCGCGCCGGTGGCGGGCACGGTGACGGCGGCGGCGCGCTCGGGCGAGCCCATCCAGCACGGCACCCTGCTGGTGCGGCTGGAGGAGGGCGGGCAGACCACCGAGGTGCGCTCTCCCATCACCGGGCAGGTGAAGGCGGTGACGGCCACGCCGGGAGCGCGGGTGGCCGTGGGCGACAAGCTGGCGGTGGTCACGCCCGGCACCGAGCAGGTGTGGGAGGCGCTGCGCGCGCTGTACCTGGTGGGCACGCCGGACGACCTGCCCTACGTCACACCCTACGAGCAAGCTCTGCCCGACCTCCCCGAGCGCATCCAGCAGCAGGCGCGGGAGACGGAGCGGGCGATCCGGGAGCGGGCGAGGGGCCAGTGAGTTCCCAGTTCCCGGTTCCCAGTACCCAGTTGGGTCTCGGGCGGCTTTC is a window of Terriglobales bacterium DNA encoding:
- a CDS encoding biotin/lipoyl-containing protein, translated to MADPNKPPDPSEAPTEEIESSQVQAELAKRKKPRMPLRNRILFYVVAWLIVLMPFLFWRATWFGRPLTNAEIAQYLHDEQKPRHIQHALVQIGEQIDKHQPGVAQWYPDLVRLASHPVEEIRNTDAWVMGKDPSRPEFHQALLKMLGDSSEMVRGNAALSLVRFGDASGRPQIVEMLEPSTVTAPVAGTVTAAARSGEPIQHGTLLVRLEEGGQTTEVRSPITGQVKAVTATPGARVAVGDKLAVVTPGTEQVWEALRALYLVGTPDDLPYVTPYEQALPDLPERIQQQARETERAIRERARGQ